In Stieleria varia, one genomic interval encodes:
- a CDS encoding SPW repeat domain-containing protein — MWGRVVEIMTAVWLAASPFIFDVQSNMVLLWSDLGIALLICILAGLSYWKPTRHAHLLSLLVAVGLIIWGRFAVLPPSPIHQNHIVVGLFLLMIALIPNHASHPPLVWQIDRATQKGANDH; from the coding sequence ATGTGGGGACGTGTTGTTGAAATCATGACGGCGGTTTGGCTCGCCGCCAGCCCGTTCATCTTTGATGTTCAGTCGAACATGGTTTTGCTGTGGAGCGATCTTGGAATTGCACTTTTGATTTGCATTCTTGCAGGATTGTCCTATTGGAAACCAACCAGGCACGCACACTTGCTGAGTTTGTTGGTTGCCGTCGGGCTGATCATTTGGGGGCGTTTCGCCGTATTGCCCCCTTCGCCCATCCACCAGAATCACATCGTCGTTGGACTTTTCCTGTTGATGATCGCGTTGATCCCCAATCACGCGTCACACCCACCGTTGGTTTGGCAAATCGATCGGGCCACTCAAAAAGGTGCCAACGACCATTGA
- a CDS encoding vitamin K epoxide reductase family protein produces the protein MATDALPVDDLNRSVPPYKHNPSAWSQRIPICLLAFVAAAISAHLSLYQWGFIQSTWDPVFGNGSNEVLKSDTAQSMFGLLGIHDAALGVIAYLGDAILGFAGSTRRWQYRPWLVILFGIDVIPLGIVSVILVLCQAFIVGDWCFLCLVTAAISLILVYWAWDEVRVSLAYLRIVWQNHHSMRILWNAFWGYRSDELDQAAEQLLSREVS, from the coding sequence ATGGCAACTGATGCACTTCCCGTCGATGACCTGAATCGCTCGGTTCCGCCGTACAAACACAATCCGTCCGCTTGGTCTCAGCGAATTCCGATCTGCCTGCTCGCGTTCGTCGCCGCTGCGATCTCTGCCCACCTCTCGCTCTATCAGTGGGGGTTCATTCAGAGCACTTGGGATCCGGTGTTTGGTAACGGCAGCAACGAAGTCTTGAAATCGGACACCGCTCAATCGATGTTTGGATTGTTGGGGATTCACGACGCGGCGCTCGGTGTGATCGCCTACTTGGGCGATGCCATTCTCGGATTCGCAGGTTCGACTCGGCGCTGGCAGTATCGTCCATGGCTGGTGATCCTGTTCGGAATCGACGTGATTCCACTCGGCATCGTCAGCGTCATTCTCGTGCTGTGCCAAGCTTTCATCGTGGGAGACTGGTGCTTTCTGTGTTTGGTGACGGCTGCAATCTCCTTGATCCTCGTCTACTGGGCATGGGATGAGGTGCGAGTGTCGCTCGCCTATCTGCGGATCGTGTGGCAGAATCATCACAGCATGCGAATCCTGTGGAATGCATTCTGGGGATACCGCAGTGATGAACTGGATCAAGCCGCTGAACAGCTTCTCTCACGTGAGGTGTCATGA
- a CDS encoding NAD-dependent epimerase/dehydratase family protein, producing the protein MSIQSPAVIVTGSSGLLGRPVCQRLADAGYYVFGFDRVGLPEPPKDHANIRDIECDISDSVSVRHAMQKVHSMTGGRLASVVHMAAFYDFSGEDNDLYEKVTINGTDRLLNELEDFELDQFIFTSTMLVHEPCEVGEHIREDDPLEAKWPYPASKIETERLIRDGHPGVRSVFLRIAGIYTDYGRQPTIVQQLKRIYEKDFQGHFFPGDTDTGQSAVHLDDAIDAIVRTVERRQQIEPKTAILIGEADPPSYESLQNLIGQQLHDKEWATMYVPKPIAKVGAAVTDFVQGGDAFIKPYMVNMADDHYALDVSRARELLGWKPQHSLADSIAAMTDLLKSDPKAWYQKNGLVYPHGN; encoded by the coding sequence ATGTCCATCCAATCTCCCGCCGTGATCGTGACCGGTAGTTCTGGTTTGCTCGGCCGCCCCGTTTGCCAGCGGCTGGCCGATGCCGGCTACTACGTTTTCGGTTTCGACCGTGTCGGTTTGCCCGAACCACCGAAGGATCATGCAAACATTCGCGATATCGAATGTGATATCAGCGATTCGGTTTCGGTCCGACACGCGATGCAAAAGGTGCACTCGATGACCGGTGGACGATTGGCCAGCGTGGTACACATGGCCGCGTTCTATGACTTTTCTGGCGAGGACAACGACCTCTACGAAAAGGTCACTATCAATGGCACCGATCGCCTGCTCAATGAACTGGAAGACTTTGAACTGGATCAGTTCATTTTTACCAGCACCATGCTAGTTCATGAGCCCTGCGAAGTCGGTGAGCACATCCGCGAAGACGATCCCCTGGAGGCGAAGTGGCCCTATCCGGCGAGTAAAATAGAGACAGAGCGATTGATTCGCGACGGGCATCCCGGTGTGCGATCCGTGTTTCTCCGGATCGCTGGCATCTACACAGACTATGGACGACAGCCGACGATCGTTCAGCAGCTCAAACGCATCTACGAGAAAGATTTCCAGGGGCACTTCTTTCCAGGCGATACCGATACCGGCCAGTCCGCCGTGCACCTGGATGACGCGATCGATGCGATTGTACGAACGGTCGAACGACGCCAACAGATCGAGCCGAAAACAGCCATCTTGATCGGTGAGGCAGACCCCCCCAGCTATGAAAGCTTGCAAAATCTGATCGGCCAACAGTTGCACGACAAAGAATGGGCAACGATGTATGTTCCCAAACCGATCGCCAAAGTCGGGGCGGCCGTGACCGATTTCGTCCAAGGCGGAGATGCCTTTATCAAACCATACATGGTCAACATGGCGGATGATCATTACGCACTGGACGTCTCGCGGGCACGGGAATTGTTGGGCTGGAAACCGCAGCACTCGCTCGCCGACAGCATCGCAGCGATGACCGACTTGTTGAAATCCGATCCCAAAGCGTGGTACCAGAAAAACGGATTGGTTTATCCCCATGGCAACTGA
- the pepN gene encoding aminopeptidase N, with translation MSESSPTETETETPSETQSVRTVYRKDYTPPNFWVDHVDLQFDLQPNETYVSAQLRVRRNQDQPPGPLQLDGNHLQLQSVAVDGRTLSSTEYQLTTGGLILTDLPEECVVETRVVIDPESNKALSGLYRTSGNYCTQCEAQGFRRITFFPDRPDVMSRYRVTIRGEKTQCPVMLSNGNRLSQSDLQDGRHEVIWEDPFPKPSYLFALVAGDLKCHRGSFTTRSGREVALEIWVEERNLSQCEHALVSLQKSMRWDEDVFGLEYDLDIYMIVAVDDFNMGAMENKGLNVFNSKFVLALPETATDSDFLGVEAVIAHEYFHNWTGNRVTCRDWFQLTLKEGLTVFRDQQFTTDQTSAAVKRIDDVVSLRGRQFAEDSGPMAHPIRPESYIAMDNFYTATVYDKGAEIIRMYHTQLGAEGFRRGMDLYFQRHDNSAVTCDDFRAAMADANKVDFTLMDRWYSQAGTPDLTVDDQWDADSGQYTLTFTQSYPPLPESIPGVSGRQPVPIPIRTALLDSNGDEFPMQLTGEIPHPTNERVLMLNDTQRSFVFTGLSQRPVPSVLRGYSAPVRLRMQRDDEQLAFLMAHDNDSFNRWDAGQTLALRLLVSYAQGEDLSGSDSLTRFLDAIGQQTSDTTLDGSYLALLLTLPSESTIAQEMKSVDPDAIHSSRQFLRAQIAARHGNWLAETYRKLAQSGPYRNDPASIDGRRLKNTALAYLTLDRDTLGPDEKSAELAANQYDSADNMTDRQAALSLLCDLGGPKCEAALADFYDRYHGMPLVLDKWFTVQALSSAESTLTHVIKLTEHPDFDLTNPNRVRSLLQAFTMNQVRFHRPDGGGYQLLTDHVLMIDRQNPQLASRLVSRLNDYRRLEPVRQGLMREQLERINASKSLSNDVREIVTRALEF, from the coding sequence TTGTCCGAATCGTCGCCCACTGAAACAGAAACCGAAACGCCATCAGAAACGCAATCCGTGCGAACGGTTTATCGCAAAGACTACACGCCGCCGAATTTTTGGGTCGATCATGTGGACCTGCAGTTCGATTTGCAGCCCAACGAAACGTATGTCTCCGCTCAATTGCGTGTTCGACGCAATCAAGACCAACCGCCGGGGCCGCTGCAGCTCGATGGCAATCATCTGCAGCTGCAGTCCGTTGCGGTCGATGGACGAACACTGTCATCGACCGAGTATCAGCTTACCACCGGTGGCTTGATTCTGACCGACTTGCCAGAGGAGTGTGTGGTGGAGACTCGAGTGGTCATTGACCCCGAGTCCAACAAGGCACTTTCGGGGTTGTATCGCACGTCTGGCAATTATTGCACCCAGTGCGAAGCACAAGGATTTCGACGCATCACGTTCTTTCCTGACCGCCCTGACGTGATGAGTCGCTATCGGGTGACGATCCGTGGCGAGAAAACACAATGCCCTGTGATGCTGTCCAACGGCAATCGCCTGTCGCAGTCGGATTTGCAGGACGGACGACACGAAGTGATTTGGGAAGACCCGTTTCCCAAACCCAGCTATCTGTTCGCGTTGGTCGCGGGCGATTTGAAATGCCATCGCGGCAGCTTCACCACTCGCAGTGGACGCGAGGTGGCTTTGGAGATCTGGGTGGAAGAACGCAATCTCTCGCAGTGCGAACACGCGCTGGTGTCTTTGCAAAAATCCATGCGATGGGACGAAGACGTCTTTGGATTGGAGTACGACCTCGACATCTACATGATCGTCGCGGTCGACGATTTCAACATGGGGGCGATGGAAAACAAGGGATTGAATGTTTTCAATTCCAAGTTTGTCTTGGCACTGCCCGAGACGGCCACCGACAGTGATTTTCTGGGCGTCGAAGCCGTGATCGCACACGAGTACTTTCACAACTGGACCGGCAATCGCGTGACCTGCCGCGACTGGTTTCAATTAACGCTCAAGGAAGGCTTGACTGTTTTTCGTGATCAACAATTCACGACCGATCAAACATCCGCCGCCGTGAAACGAATCGACGACGTGGTTTCCTTGCGTGGTCGTCAGTTTGCCGAAGACAGCGGGCCGATGGCACACCCCATCCGCCCCGAATCGTACATCGCGATGGACAACTTTTACACCGCGACGGTTTACGACAAAGGTGCCGAGATCATTCGGATGTATCACACGCAACTTGGCGCGGAGGGATTTCGCCGCGGGATGGATTTGTATTTCCAGCGACACGACAACAGCGCCGTGACCTGTGACGATTTTCGTGCGGCGATGGCGGATGCCAACAAGGTTGATTTCACGCTGATGGACCGCTGGTACTCGCAAGCCGGCACACCCGATCTGACCGTCGATGATCAGTGGGATGCGGATTCGGGACAGTACACGCTCACTTTCACGCAATCGTACCCGCCGTTGCCCGAGTCGATCCCGGGCGTCTCGGGGCGACAGCCGGTCCCCATTCCGATCCGCACCGCTCTACTGGATTCCAACGGCGATGAGTTTCCGATGCAACTGACCGGCGAGATCCCTCACCCGACGAACGAAAGGGTGTTGATGCTCAACGATACCCAGCGTTCCTTTGTGTTCACCGGCTTGTCACAACGTCCCGTCCCGTCGGTGTTGCGAGGATACTCCGCGCCGGTGCGGCTTCGCATGCAGCGCGACGACGAGCAGCTCGCGTTCCTGATGGCGCACGACAATGATTCGTTCAATCGTTGGGACGCCGGTCAAACACTCGCATTGCGATTGCTGGTTTCTTATGCCCAGGGCGAAGATCTATCCGGCAGCGATTCCTTAACAAGATTTCTTGATGCGATCGGACAACAAACCAGCGATACGACACTCGACGGATCGTACCTCGCCCTGTTGTTAACCTTGCCGAGCGAGTCCACGATTGCACAAGAAATGAAATCGGTGGACCCGGACGCGATTCACAGCAGCCGCCAATTCTTGCGTGCTCAAATTGCCGCTCGTCACGGCAACTGGCTGGCGGAAACGTATCGCAAACTGGCGCAGAGCGGGCCTTATCGAAACGATCCGGCCAGCATCGACGGTCGTCGGCTCAAGAACACCGCGTTGGCTTACCTGACGCTGGATCGCGATACGTTAGGGCCTGATGAGAAGTCTGCTGAACTGGCCGCCAACCAGTATGATTCCGCGGACAACATGACGGATCGTCAAGCAGCGTTAAGTCTGTTGTGTGACCTCGGTGGCCCCAAATGCGAAGCCGCCTTGGCAGATTTTTATGACCGCTACCACGGCATGCCACTCGTGTTGGACAAGTGGTTTACAGTGCAAGCTCTGTCCAGTGCCGAATCGACACTGACGCACGTGATCAAGTTGACCGAACATCCCGACTTTGACCTCACCAACCCCAATCGTGTCCGCTCGCTTTTGCAAGCGTTCACGATGAACCAGGTGCGTTTCCACCGTCCAGATGGAGGTGGCTATCAGTTGCTGACCGATCACGTTCTGATGATCGATCGTCAGAACCCCCAATTGGCGTCACGCTTGGTATCGCGGCTGAACGATTATCGACGACTTGAGCCAGTACGCCAGGGATTGATGAGAGAGCAATTGGAGCGTATCAATGCGTCGAAATCGCTTTCCAACGACGTTCGAGAAATCGTCACCCGAGCACTGGAGTTTTGA
- a CDS encoding Tex family protein, which yields MDEKQVVAAIAKSLGVQAKQVQAAVDLLSAGNTIPFIARYRKEATGCLDEIALRAIEQAIEQARALAARKLTVLNSIEQQGELTDALRKKIEACEDMRTLEAIYLPYKPKRRTRATIARERGLGPLADLLLKQSPLGQAKQSVLNRFVSAEKEVPDTQAALAGALDIVAEVWSEDADTRQWLLDRATKFGKVVSSVKRGKKKVEGADKFEQYFERQESVSRIPGHRILAMLRGSAEGILNVALELDSGREVGDLRRQLVTNPQFEFAKELSECVTDCFDRLLMPATESSIVAQLKEQADDEAIAVFGKNLHELLMAAPAGPRVTIGIDPGFRTGCKVAVLDGTGQFLTNTTIYPTPPKSQTDVAGKELLSLIRKYNVELIAIGNGTASRETDAFVGDLIRDHELQVTKVMVSESGASIYSASDIAVKEFPDLDITVRGAISIARRLQDPLAELVKSDPKSIGVGQYQHDVNQTKLRKCLEGVVESCVNSVGVDLNMASAPLLSYVAGIGPKLAENIVAYRNEHGRFQDRKELTAVAKLGKHAFQQAAGFLRIRDGKQPLDNSAVHPECYPIVEKMAKKLGAGVQAVVGNSGLSAKLKPEEFIDDRFGLPTIQDIIAELAKPGRDPRSEFRVAKFNDRVNSMDDLRSNMVLEGVVTNVTHFGAFVDLGVHQDGLIHISQLADQYVSDPNEIVAVGDIVKVKVLEVDAGRKRISLTRKL from the coding sequence ATGGATGAGAAACAAGTCGTCGCTGCCATCGCAAAGAGCCTGGGTGTCCAGGCGAAACAGGTTCAGGCTGCCGTGGATCTGCTGAGCGCAGGAAACACAATCCCCTTCATCGCGCGATACCGCAAGGAAGCGACCGGATGTCTCGACGAGATCGCGTTGCGTGCGATCGAGCAAGCGATCGAGCAGGCCAGGGCGCTCGCCGCCCGCAAACTCACGGTGCTCAACTCGATCGAGCAACAAGGCGAGCTGACCGACGCATTGCGAAAAAAGATCGAGGCGTGTGAGGACATGCGCACGCTCGAAGCGATCTATCTGCCGTACAAGCCCAAGCGACGGACGCGGGCCACGATCGCCCGTGAAAGGGGACTTGGACCGCTGGCCGACCTGTTGTTGAAACAGTCTCCGCTTGGTCAAGCAAAACAGTCGGTGCTGAATCGATTTGTCAGCGCTGAAAAAGAAGTCCCCGACACGCAGGCAGCTCTCGCAGGCGCATTGGACATCGTGGCTGAAGTCTGGTCAGAGGATGCCGACACCCGCCAATGGTTGCTTGATCGAGCGACCAAGTTTGGCAAAGTGGTCTCGAGCGTCAAAAGGGGCAAAAAAAAGGTTGAGGGAGCAGACAAGTTTGAGCAGTATTTTGAACGCCAAGAGTCGGTGTCCCGGATTCCCGGACACAGAATCCTCGCCATGTTGCGCGGCTCGGCGGAAGGCATCTTGAATGTCGCCCTGGAGTTGGATTCCGGTCGTGAAGTTGGTGACTTGCGACGACAACTGGTCACCAACCCACAGTTCGAATTCGCGAAAGAACTATCCGAATGCGTCACGGATTGCTTTGACCGATTGCTGATGCCGGCGACGGAGTCGTCCATCGTTGCTCAATTGAAAGAACAGGCCGACGATGAAGCGATTGCGGTGTTCGGCAAGAACCTGCATGAACTGCTGATGGCGGCGCCGGCAGGTCCGCGCGTGACGATCGGAATCGACCCCGGATTTCGAACGGGTTGCAAAGTCGCGGTGCTGGACGGAACCGGACAATTTCTTACGAACACCACCATCTATCCGACGCCGCCCAAGAGCCAAACCGACGTGGCCGGCAAGGAATTGTTGAGCCTGATCCGCAAGTACAACGTTGAACTGATCGCGATCGGCAACGGCACCGCGTCACGTGAAACCGACGCTTTTGTTGGTGATCTGATCCGCGATCACGAGCTGCAGGTGACCAAGGTCATGGTCAGCGAGTCGGGGGCATCGATCTATTCGGCCAGCGACATCGCGGTCAAAGAGTTTCCCGACTTGGACATCACCGTGCGGGGAGCGATCAGCATCGCGCGTCGGTTGCAAGACCCGTTGGCCGAGCTGGTCAAGTCCGATCCCAAGTCGATCGGTGTCGGTCAGTATCAACACGATGTCAACCAAACCAAATTGCGAAAGTGTCTCGAAGGCGTGGTGGAGTCGTGCGTCAACAGCGTCGGCGTGGACCTGAACATGGCCAGCGCACCGTTGCTTTCATACGTCGCCGGCATCGGCCCCAAGCTGGCAGAGAACATCGTGGCGTACCGAAATGAGCACGGACGTTTCCAGGATCGCAAGGAGCTGACCGCTGTCGCCAAATTGGGCAAACACGCGTTTCAGCAAGCGGCCGGATTTCTCAGGATTCGCGACGGCAAGCAACCCTTGGACAACTCCGCCGTTCACCCCGAGTGCTATCCGATCGTGGAGAAAATGGCAAAGAAACTCGGCGCCGGGGTTCAAGCCGTCGTTGGCAATTCCGGGCTCAGCGCGAAACTCAAGCCGGAGGAATTCATCGACGACCGCTTCGGCTTGCCAACGATCCAAGACATCATCGCCGAATTGGCCAAGCCGGGGCGTGACCCTCGCAGCGAGTTCCGTGTCGCCAAGTTCAACGATCGTGTCAACAGCATGGACGACCTACGGTCCAACATGGTCCTGGAAGGCGTCGTCACCAACGTCACTCACTTCGGTGCGTTCGTTGATTTGGGCGTCCATCAAGACGGATTGATTCACATCTCACAACTGGCTGATCAATACGTTTCGGACCCCAACGAGATCGTCGCGGTCGGAGACATCGTCAAAGTGAAAGTGCTGGAAGTCGACGCGGGACGTAAACGGATTTCGCTGACACGAAAGCTGTAA
- a CDS encoding gamma carbonic anhydrase family protein — protein MLFEGSARTPRREPIVTLVTDLSLVDASVFIAPDAQVLGEVRIGADSSVWFGVVMRGDTERIEIGERSNIQDRCVLHCDPGMPCLIGNDVTVGHGAIIHGAVVEDEALIGIGAIVLNGARIGRGAVVSAGSLVTEGTQIPPGYLAMGSPAKPVKPVSDALAERCREGTRHYVGLAAKYRSMQGDA, from the coding sequence ATGTTATTCGAAGGTTCCGCCAGGACGCCGCGTCGTGAACCCATTGTCACGCTCGTCACCGACCTTTCGCTGGTGGACGCGAGCGTCTTCATCGCCCCCGACGCTCAGGTCTTGGGCGAAGTCCGGATCGGAGCGGACTCGAGCGTTTGGTTCGGCGTCGTGATGCGTGGTGACACCGAACGGATTGAGATCGGTGAACGCAGCAACATCCAAGACCGGTGTGTGCTGCACTGTGATCCCGGGATGCCCTGTCTCATCGGAAACGATGTCACCGTTGGTCATGGGGCGATCATCCATGGAGCGGTCGTCGAAGACGAGGCTTTGATCGGTATCGGTGCGATCGTGCTCAACGGTGCACGTATCGGTCGCGGCGCCGTTGTCTCGGCCGGTTCGCTTGTCACAGAAGGCACTCAGATTCCGCCTGGATATCTCGCGATGGGTAGCCCCGCCAAACCGGTCAAGCCCGTCAGTGACGCACTGGCGGAGCGATGCCGAGAGGGAACTCGGCACTACGTCGGTCTGGCCGCAAAATATCGAAGCATGCAAGGCGACGCGTGA
- a CDS encoding transposase zinc-binding domain-containing protein: protein MFDRKAANRQRETAAQRLSIAKVIAEYGGDVDYRDGLPMRAGDRTAKVMSLIPKCRTGALGGCTWQCRDCDSNQLVLKSCGDRHCPTCSATSRYRWHEQLLSWAIGCDYLHQVVTVPHELNDLIAANQGTAPEYRGQSENQHVFGYLAKYVAGVAIGDRRLIRVNDHEVVFDAKDYRDKSHVEVSMPPKEFCYEFSRHILPHGMPRTR from the coding sequence GTGTTTGATCGAAAGGCAGCGAATCGACAACGTGAGACTGCCGCACAACGGCTGTCCATCGCGAAAGTCATCGCTGAATACGGTGGCGACGTCGACTACCGCGATGGCCTGCCGATGCGTGCCGGTGATCGCACAGCGAAAGTGATGAGCTTGATCCCCAAGTGTCGCACCGGTGCCCTGGGTGGATGCACTTGGCAATGCCGCGATTGTGATTCAAACCAATTGGTCCTGAAGTCCTGTGGCGACCGACACTGCCCGACTTGCTCGGCGACCAGTCGCTATCGCTGGCACGAGCAACTGCTCTCCTGGGCGATCGGCTGTGACTACTTGCACCAAGTCGTCACCGTGCCGCATGAACTCAACGATCTGATCGCCGCCAACCAAGGCACAGCGCCGGAGTACCGTGGCCAGAGCGAGAATCAGCACGTCTTCGGCTACCTGGCCAAGTACGTGGCGGGCGTGGCGATTGGTGATCGGCGATTGATCCGCGTCAACGATCACGAGGTGGTGTTCGACGCGAAGGACTATCGCGACAAGTCGCATGTGGAAGTGTCGATGCCGCCCAAGGAGTTCTGCTACGAGTTCTCCCGACACATCCTGCCGCACGGGATGCCACGCACCCGCTAG
- a CDS encoding ISAs1 family transposase — translation MERSASLIEKLNTVSDPRPGEPIYPLVNILFMTICAVIAGADDFVAIAKFANTKKEWFSKFLDMTAGVPSHDRFNAILNAVKPEEFEPMLLEWITQLHKITDGQVIAIDGKTLRRSYDTATGKAAIHMVSAWATANHISLGQTVVDAKSNEITAIPKLLEIIDVSGGLVTIDAMGCQTEIAAKIVDEGADYCLAVKGNQPTLHEGIKAFFLDHLEDDFARIEVFEHHTKETDHGRVDERSYYLCKVPSDLPDASRWKNLSAIGMSINNTERRKGDEIAVRYYILSKTLEGESFACAVRNHWGIENSCHWQLDVTFGEDQCRIRKGHGDENFSTLRRTALSLLKQEKTAKCGVKNRRLTAGWDDDYMEKVVFSR, via the coding sequence ATGGAACGCTCTGCTTCACTGATTGAAAAACTTAATACCGTTTCCGATCCACGACCGGGCGAGCCGATTTATCCGCTTGTCAATATTCTCTTTATGACGATCTGTGCGGTGATCGCTGGTGCGGATGATTTCGTTGCGATCGCTAAGTTTGCCAACACAAAGAAAGAATGGTTCTCCAAGTTCCTGGATATGACCGCAGGAGTTCCATCGCACGATCGTTTCAACGCCATCCTCAATGCGGTCAAACCTGAAGAGTTTGAACCGATGCTGCTCGAATGGATCACTCAGCTTCACAAGATCACCGATGGCCAAGTCATTGCGATCGACGGCAAGACTCTTCGCAGAAGCTACGACACTGCGACCGGCAAAGCTGCCATCCACATGGTCAGTGCATGGGCGACGGCTAACCACATCAGCCTTGGACAAACGGTGGTCGATGCGAAGAGCAACGAGATCACAGCGATTCCTAAATTGCTGGAAATCATCGACGTTTCCGGAGGTTTGGTAACGATTGATGCAATGGGCTGCCAAACAGAGATCGCTGCAAAGATCGTTGACGAAGGTGCGGACTATTGCTTGGCAGTGAAAGGGAACCAACCGACACTTCACGAGGGAATCAAGGCCTTCTTCTTGGATCATCTTGAGGATGACTTTGCCCGAATCGAGGTGTTTGAACATCACACGAAGGAGACCGATCACGGACGTGTGGATGAGCGTAGCTACTACTTGTGCAAGGTTCCCAGCGATCTTCCAGACGCCAGTCGTTGGAAAAATCTCAGTGCCATCGGTATGTCGATCAACAACACGGAACGTCGAAAGGGCGACGAGATCGCAGTGCGTTATTACATACTCAGCAAAACACTTGAAGGAGAATCGTTTGCCTGTGCTGTGCGTAACCACTGGGGCATCGAGAACAGCTGTCATTGGCAGTTGGACGTGACGTTTGGCGAAGACCAATGTCGCATTCGCAAAGGTCATGGTGACGAGAACTTCAGCACGCTTAGACGGACGGCCTTAAGCTTGCTCAAGCAAGAGAAAACTGCGAAGTGTGGAGTCAAGAACAGGCGGCTCACCGCCGGGTGGGACGATGACTACATGGAAAAGGTCGTTTTCAGTCGGTAA
- a CDS encoding Rpn family recombination-promoting nuclease/putative transposase, which produces MPLGIRPTVDFAFKKIFGSPQNSAALIGLLNAILDLDRPIVSVEILNPFSYQEFAESKLIVLDIRCRDSSGRMLNVEMQVSVYAGLIERLVYYACSMYVDQLSKGGNYALAAPSISICLLSRVLFSQTTQAYHRFQLLDQRSGRSISNGIEVHTVELTKYALAEQTISRASKLNQWVFLLLHAQDYDGEALRRLLPGIEFEPAISTIETISAKTEDKQMYDQREKAQRDYEWAISGAREEGREEGREEGREEGREEGREEGREEGKLAGQIQLLEQLLGEAPTGDGELLPQGIDALTKRMSDLQKRLRDRES; this is translated from the coding sequence ATGCCGCTCGGAATTCGACCGACCGTTGATTTTGCCTTCAAAAAAATCTTTGGTTCTCCACAAAACTCTGCTGCGTTGATCGGGTTGCTCAATGCCATCCTCGATCTCGATCGACCGATCGTTTCCGTCGAGATTCTTAATCCTTTCAGCTACCAGGAGTTTGCCGAAAGCAAACTGATTGTGCTCGATATCCGTTGCCGCGATTCCTCTGGTCGCATGCTCAATGTGGAGATGCAAGTATCGGTCTATGCGGGCCTGATCGAGCGACTGGTTTACTATGCCTGTAGCATGTACGTCGACCAACTGTCCAAAGGCGGAAACTACGCCCTGGCCGCGCCCTCGATCTCAATTTGTCTGCTCAGCCGCGTTCTTTTCTCCCAAACCACCCAAGCTTACCACCGTTTTCAGCTCCTGGACCAACGGAGCGGTCGTTCAATTTCCAACGGGATCGAAGTCCACACGGTAGAATTGACGAAGTATGCCTTGGCAGAGCAGACGATCTCCAGGGCGAGTAAACTGAATCAATGGGTATTCCTGTTGCTACACGCCCAGGATTACGACGGGGAAGCTCTCCGCCGATTGCTCCCCGGGATCGAGTTTGAGCCAGCGATTTCCACGATAGAAACCATCTCCGCTAAAACGGAAGACAAGCAAATGTACGATCAACGCGAAAAGGCTCAAAGAGACTATGAGTGGGCCATTTCAGGTGCCCGTGAGGAAGGACGCGAGGAAGGACGTGAGGAAGGGCGCGAGGAAGGACGTGAGGAAGGACGTGAGGAAGGACGTGAGGAAGGCAAATTAGCAGGCCAAATCCAGCTTCTCGAGCAGCTCTTGGGAGAGGCCCCCACTGGTGACGGGGAACTGCTTCCGCAAGGCATCGATGCACTTACGAAGCGAATGTCAGACCTTCAGAAGCGACTGCGCGACAGGGAATCTTGA